Genomic DNA from Candidatus Sphingomonas phytovorans:
TCCTCGATCAGTCCCGCGCGGTGGATACGGATCAGTTCAGCACGCCCGGCGGCAAGGGCAATCAGCACGACCTCGAAATGAGTCCGGGCACCTTCCATGAACCTGTCGGCGTCAGCGGCATAACGCTCGATGATTTCAAGGCGCTTTTGCGACTGCGCCAGCAGTTGCGGGTGAATCAGCGTTCCGTCCGGCGCATGGGCATGCGCCTCGACCATTTCATTCCTGGCGCGGGCGATGGCCGCTTCCGATTCAGCCATGCTCATCTTTGCCGGGGGGTCCCGGTCGACCGGGCGAACCTGCCTGATCAGCCAGCCAAGACTCGTCCCCTGGATGACCACGGTGGCGAAGATCACCGCGAAGGCGATGACGAGCATCAAGTCCCTGCCCGGCATTGATTCAGGCAGGGTCAGCGCGACCGCCAGTGTCACGACCCCCCGCATGCCCGCCCAGCTCAGCACCGTCGCCTGGCGCACGCCAAGGGGCCGCGCGCGCTTCAACCCAATGCCCCGAAGCGCGGCGAGCAGGGCGTCGCTGCCGAAGATCCAGACGAAGCGCGTCACCGTGACCGCCAGCACCACGCCGAGCACCGGAACCGCCATGGTCGTCGAGACGGCCTCGATTCCGCCGACGCGATCAAGCACGCCGCGAAGCGAGAAGCCGATCAGGATGAAAACCAGCGCCTCCAGCACGAAGACCAGAGTCTGCCAGAAAGCACCGCCACGAAGCCTGACCTGTGCCGGGAGGATGATATGCTGGTACCAGCCAAGCACCAGCCCGGCGGCCACCGTCGCGATCACGCCCGACACATGAGCCGCCTCGCCGGCACTATAGGCGACCCAGCACATGAGCGTGTTGGCCATGACGATCAGCGTCTGGTCGCGCAGGCGGCGGACGACGAACATCCATACCGCCGATACAGCGAGACCGACGACGACCCCGCCGAGCGCGAGGAAGAAGAAGCTCGAAACCGCCGCTCCCGTATCGAACAGGCCGCTCAGCGTCGCCGCGACGGCGAAGCGGAAGAGAACCAGGCCGGTCGCATCGTTGAGCAGGCTTTCCCCCTCGAGCAGCGCCGAAAGCCGCCGGGGAAGCGTCACGCCCTGGAGCACGGCGCGGGCCGATACGGCATCCGGCGGCGATACGATCGCGCCGAGCGCGAAACAGGCGGCCCAGGGGAGGCCGGGGACGAGCCAGTGGACGACGAAGCCGACCGCCAGCGTGGTGAACACGACAGCGCCGACGGCGAGCGACAGGATTCCCGGGAGGTGTCGCCGAAAGCGGCCGAAAGCGGTGTAATAGGCCCCGTCCATCAGCAGCGGCGGGAGGAAGAGCACCAGCGCCAGTTCGGGGTCGAGCGCCACCGGGGGCAGCCCGGGAACAAAGGCAAGCGCGCCGCCGCCGACGAGCAACGCCGTGGCCGGCGGCAAACCGACGCGACGCGCCACCCAATGCAGCGCCACGACGACGGCAAGAAGGGCGAGGACGAGTTCGAATGTCTCGACAGGATGCATCGGTCCTCCCCCACATCATCGGACCGATGCGCCGGCATGGCATTGCCTGGTCCGGCGCCCACTGTGCCACCGCGGGAGGGCGGGAGCAAAACCCTGATCGATGATCCTCCTGTTTAAGGCCTGACGGTTATTCCGACACGCTGCGGAACACGACCTGGCCGGGCGGTGGGACCACCCGGCCAGGCTGATCACGCTCGAACGGACGTGACCAGTTCGCAGAAGTGCGAGAAGAAAGCAGATCTACCTCCAGGAACCGGTACCGCCGCCCGTGCAGGTCAGGTTCGTCAACCCGCCAGCGTGCGCATGGCCCAGGAAGTTGCTGCTCCCATCAAAGAAATTGACGTTCACATAGCCCGCGGGGAAAATGCTGACCGCATTTATATTGAAGCCGTGAGAGTCTTTTGTCAGCCGTGCCACATCTTTCGTGTAGCAATGCCCCCAATATTTTCCGACCGCGACAAGGGTGGTTGCCCCGGCATTCCCTTCGAAGAACCAGCTCCTGCCATTGACATCCATATTTATCGTCACCTTCAGATAGCCTGCGATGCCGGCAACGGTGACTTCAATATTGTACCTTTCTTCCTGGCCACTGAGAAATTCCACTGCGAATTCAGCCTCTTTCTCCGAAATATCACCGCCGCTTGCCGCAACGAAATCCCGCGGATTCTGATGCTTCGTCATTTTACCACCTCCTATTTTTCTCATCTTTGAAGAATGAAAATCAAAACACAGCACGCACTTTTGTCACGACAACTGCCAAAACAGTTCGCATTTCAGACAAGGACAACAATGCCGCTCCGATTTACTAAGCAGAAACGAGAATGATATTTTGGCCCAATTTTGGGGCAATTCGGCTTCTTCGGGCCCAAATTTGTATGTATTGTGATTTCCACCAGAAACGCTGAGTTGACGGATCTCCAACCTGCCTCAGCCGGGCGTTCGCTAGGCGGGTGGGATCCATGACCGAATATCTCGATATCCGTGCACATGACGCGCTGTTCGCCAGCCGCACCACGGCAGAGGACTGGGCCCGGATTGTCGCCTTTCGGGATCGCCCGGCCTTTCTGGACGGGGTCCGCCGCCACGAAGGCACGATGCAGCCCTTCTTCGCGCACAACCTCATCCTCAACCGGGTGGTGACCGAGGTCTGGCGCTTTCAGATGCTGGTGATCACGCTCTATCTTCACGACACCCGCGACGCGCTCGATCCGCGAACCGGATTGACCGTCACCAACTTGCAGAAGAGCTGCGCCCAGCTGAAACTGGCGAGTCCCGGCCGGGTCTATGCCTTTTTGAACATCATGAAGCTGGGCGGTTATCTATCGGCGGTGCGCTCCCCGATCGACTCCCGGGTGGTCCATCTTGAACCCACGGCGCGCTTCATGGCGACTGTCGAGCAATGGAACGATCAGATCTTTGCCTCGATAGATTCGGCCGCGCCCGAAGGCGCACTGCTCGCGCTGCGGGCACGCCACCCCGAGCTTGGCCGATATATGCGCACCAGCGGCGCCGAGGGACTGCTTGAAGGGTGGGACGCTCTCGGCCCTTTTCCGGAGGTCCTCCATTTCGCCTCGACCGACGGTGGATGGCTGATGATGGAGAATCTGGTGCTGCGTTCGATGCACACCGAAAGCCGTGCCTGTATCGAACCGGTCTCGCTCAACATGCGCGCCACGGCCAAACAGTTCGGCGGCTCGCGCTCGAACCTGATACGAACGCTGGAGAGCGGCTATGAACTTGGCCTGCTCGACGCGCCTCCGCGCGGGGGCAGCCACATCCTCCCGTCATCACGCATGACGTGCGCGTTTCTGGCCTTCATGGCCTCGTTCCTCGGCTATTTTCAGCACCATACGCGTATTGCCCTTGCCAGGATCACAGGCTCGCCATGACGGGATCGAGCGGTACATGCGGCAACATTGCGCCCGCCGCGGTTATCCGGACGGATAGACGACACGCAGGACGAGTGACGCCGCGAGCGTGAGCATCGTAACGCCCACGATGGCATCCAGCACGCGCCACGCCGCCGGGCGCGCGAACAGCGGCTGCAAGATGCGCGCGCCATACCCAAGCGCCGCGAACCAGGCGAAACTGGCGGTTACAGCGCCGGCCACGAAGATCGGGCGCAAGCCGGCCGGCTGGGCCGACCCCGCCGCGCCCATGAGCAATATGGTGTCGAGATAGACGTGTGGATTGAGGAAGGTGAACCCGGCCGTGGCGGCAAGCGCGCGTTCGAGCGTGAGCCCTCCGCCAACGCTGACCGACATCGCATCCGGCGCTGCCATGCGGCGCAACGCCTTCACGCCATACCAGCCAAGGAAGCCCGCGCCGCCGATGGCCAGCAGTTTCGCCAGTTGCGGCAGGGCGGCAAGAAACGCCCCCACGCCGCCGACCCCGGCGGCGATCAGCATCGCATCCGCGCAGGCGCAGAACAGGACGATCGGGCCGACATGCTCACGCCTCAGGCCCTGCCGCAGCACGAAGAGATTCTGGGCGCCGATCGCCATGATGAGGGCCACCGACAGGGCAAAACCACTGAAAAAGGCATTGAAGCTGTTGATCATGACAGCGCTGTGGCCGCGACATCGACATTAGGACAGCTTGTTCTTCTAACCCGGATGAAGCATTGCTTCATCGATGCTTGATTATCCCGCCCTGGCCGCCGTCTCGGCAGTGGTGCGCGAAGGCAGCTTCGAACGCGCGGCGAACCAGCTTGGCATCACCCCCTCGGCGGTTTCGCAACGCGTCCGGGGGCTTGAGGAACGGCTTGGGGCCATCCTGATCGTTCGTGGCCAACCATGTACCGCCACGGAACCCGGCCTGGCGCTTTGCGCCCATTTCGATCGGGTACAATTGCTGGAAGCCGATCTCGCGCCGGCTTTGGCCCCGATGGCCGGGCAAGCCGGACCACGACCGCCACTCAAGGTGGCGATCAACGCGGATAGCCTGGCCACATGGTTCCCGTGTGCCGCTGCGGCGTTCACGCTGGCAACTGGCTTGCTGCTCGACCTCACGGTCGAGGACGAGGCGCACACCGCCGACCGGCTCCGCTCAGGAGAGGTGCTGGCGGCCGTAACCAGCGACCCCGAGCCGGTGCAAGGTTGCAAAACGATCCTGCTCGGCGCGCTGCGATATGGCGCCTATGCGAGTCCCGCCTTCATGGGCCGGCATTTCCCCGAGGGCGTGAACGCCAATTCCCTGGCGCGGGCGCCCTGCATTCGTTTCGACCGGCGCGACAGGCTGCAAACCCGCTGGGCCAAAGAAGCGCATCGCGTAACGCTGACCGCCGCGACCCATCGGGTGCCGTCAACGAATGGCTTTGTGGATTTCGCGCTGGCCGGGATCGGGTGGGGAATGCAGCCTGTTTCACTGGTCCAGGCCCATGCCGCCGAAAATCGGCTGATGGAACTGCCACCGGGATTGCAGCTTGACGTAAAGCTCTATTGGACGGTGGCGCGTCTCCACGCCACCTCGCTCCATTATCTGACCGACGCCATACGAGCGGCAGCAAGCGAGCATCTCTGCCCCGATCGTTGACGGCAATGCCTTTCGTCTAGCGCATCAGCCCTGCAGCGCGTCCTCGATCACCTTCTTTACGCCGGATATCTCGACCTGCGGCGTCCCGGCCAGCGCGAGCGGAGGCCTGGCACCCGCCGCGCGGGCGGCGCGGGGCGCGGGTTTTGCCGTTCGCGCCTTCACGGCGGCCGGATCGGCGATGCCCCAGAAGGCGGCGATGTGGCTGGTCGAGCAGATCCCGACATCGAGCATATGCGGCATGGCAGCGCCGCAGCCCTCATCCGGCGCAATCGGCGTGCCATGGCCCATGCCGGCGATGGTGTGCGCCTCGATCCGGACCTTCCCCTTGGCGTCGGTCCAGATGCGCCTGCCATGATTGCCCATGGTTTCGCTGCGGGCAGGCTCGGCGTCGATTCCCTGGAGCAGGCGCCATTGATCGACGATGTCGTCCATGTTGGAGACAGCGACCGTCATATCGGCGGTCCCGTGCCACACCGACAGCAACGGCCACGGCCCCTCATGGCCCGATGCCTGGCTGACGCGCTTCGCCAGGTCCGGCCCCGCCGGAGCGCCATGGCCGCGCATCCGGTCGAACGCCTGGGGCATGGTCGTGGCCGAGCCATAGGGCAGGCCGGCGACGATCGCGCCGCCAGCGAACAGTTCAGGCCAGGTCGCCAGCATCACCGCCGTCATCGCACCGCCCGCCGACAGCCCGGTCACGAAGACGCGCGACGGATCGAGATCCTGTTCGGCGATCATCTGCACGATCATCGAACGGATCGACAGCGCCTCGCCCCCGTTACGACCGATATCCTCGGGCACGAACCAGTTGAAACAGAGGTTGGCGTTGTTGCCGCGTTGCTGCTCAGGATAGAGCAGGGCGAAACCATGGCGGTCGGCAAGCGTCGACCAGCCCGATCCGCGATCATAACCATCGGCATTCTGGGTGCAGCCGTGCAGCACCACGACTAGCGGTGCGCCAGGCTCAAGCCCTTCCGGCACATAGGCGCGTGCCACGAGCTGGCCCGGATTGGCGCCGGTGATCGCCATGTCTTTCAACCGGTTCTCGCCGGCGGCGCCTGGCAGGCCCATGGCCGCCTGGGCGGCGGCGAGCCGGGTGATCGTGTCGGAAAGCGTACGCATGGATCGGTCCCCCTGGGGCGAACGACTCGTCCGCATGATCATCAACGGATCATAGCCCCGATTGTTGCTGCATTGCACAATAAACATGATGATGGTGCCATGTCCGATGGTGAAACCGCCGGGCGGTGGCTAGGCTCACGGCATGCGCCCTTATGCCTTTTGCCTCATGCTGCTCGTCGCGGCCTCCGCCAGTGCCAGGCCCGCCCAGAAACTCCCGCCACCCGCGACGATCGACGCTCAGGTCAACGCCGCCATGGCGAAGACCGGCGCGAAGGGCATGGCTATCGCGGTGATCGACAAGGGCAAGGTCGCCTATGTCCGGGCTTATGGCGCCCGCAACGCCAAGGGCGATCCGCTGCTGACCGACACGGTGATGTACGGCGCCTCGCTGACCAAGACGGTGATGGCCTATACAACGCTGACCCTGGTCGATCGGGGCGCCATCGCGCTCGACACGCCCATCGCGGCCGACCTCGACCAGCCGCTGACTGCGTATGACAGCAACGCGATCGCCCCGGGCAAATACGGCCCGTACAAGGACCTTATCGGCGACGATCGCTGGCGGCGGATCACGCCGCGCATGGCGCTGACCCATTCGACCGGCTTCCGCAATTTCTGGTTTCTCGAACCCGACGAGAAGCTGCGCATCCATTTCGATCCGGGCACGCGCTTCAGCTATTCGGGCGAGGGTTTCAGCCTGTTGCAGTTCGCCATCGAGAATGGCCGCAAGGCGCAAGGGCTCGGCGTCGATGTCGGCGACCTGACCGGGACGATCTTCGCGCGCCTCGGCATGGTCCGCACCAGCCTGAAATGGCGCCCCGATTTCAGCCCCAACCTGGCCGATGGCTGGAACGACAAGGGCGAGCCGGTCGAACATGACCAGCGATCGAAAGTGCGCGTCGCCGGATCGATGGATACCACCATCGCCGACCTGTCGTTATTCGTCGCTGCGCTGGCGCGCGGCGACGGCCTGTCCCCGGCGTCGCGCGCCGAGATGGTCAGGCCAAGCCTGCCCATCGCCACGGCGCACCAGTTCCCCAACCTCGCGCCCGACCTGCCCGTCGGGCAACGCCGCAAAGGTCTGGCGGCGGGCCTCGGCGTGATCGTGTTCGACGGGCCGCAGGGCCATGGTTTCTTCAAGGGCGGCCATGACGAGCAGACCGCCAATACGATGGTCTGTATCGACCGGGGCCAGCGCTGCGTCCTCATCCTGTCCAACGACGTGCGGGCCGAGGCGAGTTATGCCGACCTTGTCGGGTTCGTGCTGGGCAATACGGGCGTTCCCTATGACTGGGAATATGGGGATCACGCCGGCAAATCCTGATTCGATACATCTGCGTCACGATTTGCTGCACCGCAGCGCAATAAAGCAGGCGGGCGGCGCGATTTCTCCTGCGGATGTAAAGGAACTGCCTCGATCGCGATGCTAACGCGCGGGTGCACGGCGACGGTCCCAATTCTTCGACAGCTTGGGCTCACGCCGCCGCCGTGCACCCCGGTCCAGCGTCTAGCGCGCCGCCGGCTCCGGCGCGGCACTCGTCCGCGCCGCGCGGCCCGTCCTGATACCGTCGGCGGCGTAGACCGCCAGCCCGATCCAGATCAGCCCGAAGGCGGCGAGGTCGTGCGGGCGCAGATGCTCGCCGAAAACGAAGATCGCGATCAGGAACTGCAGGGTCGGCGCGATATATTGGAGCAGGCCGAGCGCCGCATAAGGCATGCGCCGCGCGGCGCCGGCGAACAACAGCAGCGGCGCGGCGGTGACCGCCCCGGCCAGTATCAGCAACAGGTCGGTCGCCACCTCCCGGCCGAAAACTCCCTCGCCTCCGCCATGCGCGACGAGCAGCAGCCCGAAGGCGAAGGGCGCCAGAAGGATCGTCTCGATCAGCAGGCCGCCCAGCGCATCGATCGCCACGACCTTGCGGATCAGCCCGTAGAAACCGAAGGTGAGCGCGAGCGCCAGCGAGATCCAGATGCTGCCGCCGTTGGAGAGCGCCATGACCGCGACGCCCAGCGCCGCCAGCGCGATCGCGACCCACTGGGTCCGTCGCACACGCTCACTGAGCACGATCACGCCAAGCGCGACATTGACCAGCGGATTGATGAAATAACCGAGGCTCGCGTCGAGCACATGGGCATTCTGCACCGCCCAGATATAGACCAGCCAGTTGAGCGCGATCAGCGAGGCGCTCGCCGAAAGCAGCAACAGGGTCCGCCAGGTCACCGACGCGACGATCGTCCGCACCCGGCGGAACAGCAGCGCCACCACCACCAGCATCACCACCGACCACAGGACACGGTGCGCCAGGATCTGGCCCGCCGGAACATGCCGCAACAGCCTGAGATACAGGGGCAGGACGCCCCAGAACACATAGGCGGCAGCCCCCAGCATCACGCCGGTGCCTTCCGGGGAAAGTGCGGGTCGGGACGGTGCGCGGTAGGTCACGGTTCTGCCCGGTTGTGCCCGGGCATGACGCCGCAGACGGATGATGGACGATCGAGGCAGCGAAATGGTCCGCTCGCGGCGCCATGGCAACCCGCCAGCCCGCAATTTTCCCTGGGGGCCGGATAGCCCCGTTATCGCCCTCCGTTCAGGTTGCCGCCATGGCCGGGCGGCCATATGCTCAGCCCATGACACCCGACCCGACCGATCGACGCTCCATCCAGCTCAAGCCACTGCCAATGCTGATCTTCAGCTC
This window encodes:
- a CDS encoding LysE/ArgO family amino acid transporter, which translates into the protein MINSFNAFFSGFALSVALIMAIGAQNLFVLRQGLRREHVGPIVLFCACADAMLIAAGVGGVGAFLAALPQLAKLLAIGGAGFLGWYGVKALRRMAAPDAMSVSVGGGLTLERALAATAGFTFLNPHVYLDTILLMGAAGSAQPAGLRPIFVAGAVTASFAWFAALGYGARILQPLFARPAAWRVLDAIVGVTMLTLAASLVLRVVYPSG
- a CDS encoding VapA/VapB family virulence-associated protein — its product is MTKHQNPRDFVAASGGDISEKEAEFAVEFLSGQEERYNIEVTVAGIAGYLKVTINMDVNGRSWFFEGNAGATTLVAVGKYWGHCYTKDVARLTKDSHGFNINAVSIFPAGYVNVNFFDGSSNFLGHAHAGGLTNLTCTGGGTGSWR
- the rarD gene encoding EamA family transporter RarD; translated protein: MTYRAPSRPALSPEGTGVMLGAAAYVFWGVLPLYLRLLRHVPAGQILAHRVLWSVVMLVVVALLFRRVRTIVASVTWRTLLLLSASASLIALNWLVYIWAVQNAHVLDASLGYFINPLVNVALGVIVLSERVRRTQWVAIALAALGVAVMALSNGGSIWISLALALTFGFYGLIRKVVAIDALGGLLIETILLAPFAFGLLLVAHGGGEGVFGREVATDLLLILAGAVTAAPLLLFAGAARRMPYAALGLLQYIAPTLQFLIAIFVFGEHLRPHDLAAFGLIWIGLAVYAADGIRTGRAARTSAAPEPAAR
- a CDS encoding PHB depolymerase family esterase, encoding MRTLSDTITRLAAAQAAMGLPGAAGENRLKDMAITGANPGQLVARAYVPEGLEPGAPLVVVLHGCTQNADGYDRGSGWSTLADRHGFALLYPEQQRGNNANLCFNWFVPEDIGRNGGEALSIRSMIVQMIAEQDLDPSRVFVTGLSAGGAMTAVMLATWPELFAGGAIVAGLPYGSATTMPQAFDRMRGHGAPAGPDLAKRVSQASGHEGPWPLLSVWHGTADMTVAVSNMDDIVDQWRLLQGIDAEPARSETMGNHGRRIWTDAKGKVRIEAHTIAGMGHGTPIAPDEGCGAAMPHMLDVGICSTSHIAAFWGIADPAAVKARTAKPAPRAARAAGARPPLALAGTPQVEISGVKKVIEDALQG
- a CDS encoding LysR family transcriptional regulator ArgP, whose product is MLDYPALAAVSAVVREGSFERAANQLGITPSAVSQRVRGLEERLGAILIVRGQPCTATEPGLALCAHFDRVQLLEADLAPALAPMAGQAGPRPPLKVAINADSLATWFPCAAAAFTLATGLLLDLTVEDEAHTADRLRSGEVLAAVTSDPEPVQGCKTILLGALRYGAYASPAFMGRHFPEGVNANSLARAPCIRFDRRDRLQTRWAKEAHRVTLTAATHRVPSTNGFVDFALAGIGWGMQPVSLVQAHAAENRLMELPPGLQLDVKLYWTVARLHATSLHYLTDAIRAAASEHLCPDR
- a CDS encoding serine hydrolase, translating into MRPYAFCLMLLVAASASARPAQKLPPPATIDAQVNAAMAKTGAKGMAIAVIDKGKVAYVRAYGARNAKGDPLLTDTVMYGASLTKTVMAYTTLTLVDRGAIALDTPIAADLDQPLTAYDSNAIAPGKYGPYKDLIGDDRWRRITPRMALTHSTGFRNFWFLEPDEKLRIHFDPGTRFSYSGEGFSLLQFAIENGRKAQGLGVDVGDLTGTIFARLGMVRTSLKWRPDFSPNLADGWNDKGEPVEHDQRSKVRVAGSMDTTIADLSLFVAALARGDGLSPASRAEMVRPSLPIATAHQFPNLAPDLPVGQRRKGLAAGLGVIVFDGPQGHGFFKGGHDEQTANTMVCIDRGQRCVLILSNDVRAEASYADLVGFVLGNTGVPYDWEYGDHAGKS
- a CDS encoding Na+/H+ antiporter, which translates into the protein MHPVETFELVLALLAVVVALHWVARRVGLPPATALLVGGGALAFVPGLPPVALDPELALVLFLPPLLMDGAYYTAFGRFRRHLPGILSLAVGAVVFTTLAVGFVVHWLVPGLPWAACFALGAIVSPPDAVSARAVLQGVTLPRRLSALLEGESLLNDATGLVLFRFAVAATLSGLFDTGAAVSSFFFLALGGVVVGLAVSAVWMFVVRRLRDQTLIVMANTLMCWVAYSAGEAAHVSGVIATVAAGLVLGWYQHIILPAQVRLRGGAFWQTLVFVLEALVFILIGFSLRGVLDRVGGIEAVSTTMAVPVLGVVLAVTVTRFVWIFGSDALLAALRGIGLKRARPLGVRQATVLSWAGMRGVVTLAVALTLPESMPGRDLMLVIAFAVIFATVVIQGTSLGWLIRQVRPVDRDPPAKMSMAESEAAIARARNEMVEAHAHAPDGTLIHPQLLAQSQKRLEIIERYAADADRFMEGARTHFEVVLIALAAGRAELIRIHRAGLIEDEVLHELERDLDVEELGIILQRGD